Proteins from one Parasteatoda tepidariorum isolate YZ-2023 chromosome 4, CAS_Ptep_4.0, whole genome shotgun sequence genomic window:
- the LOC107437895 gene encoding anaphase-promoting complex subunit 4, giving the protein MAKLRQLEQRHVSAEISLMEWNPMLDLIALATISGEVIVHRLSWQKVWSIPSSSTKEKTVLVTALSWRPDGKILAYAYDTGTITLCDVENSEAVHVLEVQCVVTSLNWIECAPKDDDLKPFYTDRSHEFLQKHHTCNKNYGTVSKQNEEIVDDFKKMKGQKHLNILVIGMETGVVHLHSFGMFPIGFIEMGNQSEGKNSNSRIISVTLSKDFKVLTVVLESKDESGFYKYYYRSYSVTLLNDFIEEIKIVSLKYGHISSLLAYLSSTIRAISEAWEDILLEVDTKIHNYAYQKSCLSEGSISDDFLELLMFGNPSDSLEKFLLHDLTESGLKKFGHSIELSYSNIQKLVLKRLQNVSSSLFYHLNDFRGMALWKERFGALGLDEAAIKEAVLSVGSFLLKATEIQQVIDSSMKNFKAFFRWLYSVILRLSDEQIPQEISKLTQQDLNFVAEFLKENFNFEYDENKKTTVKLERVAQYLKKEDLPFPATMNGNPWVKFLQEHPNVKDTGMIFPHYPEKSLVTLYDDLRSVIDTAVKGPWSVLKDKSSLKTSYLVCQSMQQRPPRVSHISCDETGYIYTIISNQAMPSSHFYLIREKTQDNTLEAVGLSFRGVLMMPSASNAASKDKSHQILDIKFYNKETITVLLLEDHDTDSSFPVLLQLSIKSLYSELQPLIQSPTLEGGAFSTVPIKDVSSLIEKNNSKRMENVKAGQIAVSGSRKVVCVLFSSRRQVRLFEMDADEEEEDEEAEDSAMRDSSREFSFVDERDVITLKPEPIDNDLHS; this is encoded by the exons atggcTAAGCTTCGTCAACTTGAACAACGTCATGTCTCAGCAGAAATTTCATTGATGGAATGGAATCCAATGTTGGATCTTATAGCTTTAGCTACAATTAGTGGAGAAGTAATTGTTCATCGGCTATCTTGGCAAAAGGTTTGGTCCATTCCATCTTCTAGTACAAAAGAAAAGACGGTACTAGTAACTGCATTATCATGGAGACCAGATGGGAAAATTCTTGCATATGCATATGATACAG GTACAATCACCTTGTGTGATGTTGAAAATTCCGAAGCTGTCCATGTACTTGAAGTCCAGTGTGTGGTTACATCTTTGAATTGGATTGAATGCGCTCCTAAGGATGATGATCTCAAACCATTTTATACTGATCGTTCTCACGAATTTCTGCAGAAACATCATACCTGCAACAAGAATTATGGGACAGTTTCAAAgcaaaatgaagaaatagtTGATgactttaagaaaatgaaaggacaaaaacatttaaatattctagtGATTGGCATGGAAACTGGTGTGGTTCATCTTCACTCCTTTGGTATGTTTCCCATCGGCTTCATCGAAATGGGTAATCAATCAGAAGGCAAAAACTCCAACAGTCGAATTATCTCCGTCACTTTGTCAAAAGATTTTAAGGTCTTAACAGTTGTTTTGGAAAGTAAAGATGAAAGTGGCTTCTACAAATATTACTACCGTTCCTATTCTGTTACTTTGTTGAATGATTTcatagaagaaattaaaatagtgtCTCTGAAATATGGTCACATTTCATCACTCCTTGCTTACTTATCTTCTACCATTAGAGCCATTTCTGAAGCATGGgaagatattttattagaagTAGACaccaaaattcataattatgcCTATCAAAAAAGTTGCTTATCAGAAGGATCCATCAGTGATGATTTTCTAGAACTTTTGATGTTCGGAAATCCATCCGACTCATTGGAAAAGTTTCTACTGCATGATTTAACCGAGAGTGGTCTTAAAAAATTTGGGCATTCAATTGAGCTTTCCTATTCTAATattcaaaaacttgttttaaaacgATTGCAAAATGTATCCTCGTCTTTGTTCTATCATTTGAACGACTTTAGAGGGATGGCCCTGTGGAAAGAAAGATTTGGAGCATTAGGATTGGATGAAGCTGCCATTAAAGAAGCCGTTTTAAGTGTTGGTTCCTTTCTGTTAAAAGCAACTGAAATCCAGCAAGTGATTGATAGCAGTATGAAAAACTTCAAAGCTTTCTTCCGTTGGCTGTATTCAGTTATACTCCGCCTCTCAGATGAGCAAATTCCCCAAGAAATTAGTAAACTGACTCAGCAGGACTTGAATTTTGTAGctgagtttttaaaagaaaatttcaactttgaGTACGATGAAAACAAGAAGACAACAGTAAAGCTTGAACGTGTTgctcagtatttaaaaaaagaagatttgcCATTTCCAGCTACGATGAACGGCAACCCGTGGGTTAAGTTTCTTCAGGAGCATCCAAATGTGAAAGATACTGGAATGATTTTCCCCCATTACCCCGAGAAATCTCTTGTGACTTTGTACGACGATTTGCGTTCAGTTATTGACACAGCAGTGAAAGGTCCATGGTCTGTCTTAAAAGACAAGTCGAGCTTAAAGACATCTTACTTAGTTTGTCAGAGCATGCAGCAGAGGCCGCCTCGAGTTTCTCATATATCCTGCGATGAAACTGGTTACATATACACCATCATCTCTAACCAAGCGATGCCGAGCTcgcatttttacttaattcGTGAAAAAACGCAGGACAATACGCTAGAGGCTGTCGGCTTATCGTTTAGGGGTGTTCTTATGATGCCTTCTGCTAGCAATGCGGCCAGCAAAGATAAAAGTCATCAAATATTGGACATCAAGTTTTACAACAAAGAGACTATCACGGTTTTGTTGCTGGAGGACCATGACACTGACAGTTCTTTCCCAGTGTTACTCCAGTTATCAATTAAATCATTATACTCAGAGTTACAACCTTTGATTCAATCACCTACATTAGAAGGTGGTGCATTTTCAACTGTACCGATAAAAGATGTTTCGTCCCTTATTGAGAAGAATAACTCTAAGCGAATGGAGAATGTTAAGGCAGGCCAAATTGCAGTCAGCGGATCACGTAAGGTGGTTTGTGTATTGTTTTCATCTCGTAGACAAGTTAGGCTGTTTGAAATGGACGCTGATGAGGAAGAAGAAGATGAAGAGGCTGAAGATAGTGCTATGAGAGACAGTAGCAGAGAATTCAGTTTTGTGGATGAAAGAGACGTTATTACTTTAAAACCTGAACCAATTGATAATGATTTGCATTCCTAA